GTCGTTTTGATGTAACCTTTGAACTAGCACTGGATTCCAATCCATTAAATCTAGCAGCTGTTTCTGAGACGGAAATTGCTGTAACATTACCAGGGAAACGTgaagtttattttatagatgTTGGAATTGATAAGTTCGCAATGAAACGAAAAATAAACACAAGGCTGGATTGTTGGGGCATTGATATTCTAGAAAACCTCGTAGTTGTGACCACTGGTAGAGATGGACATTCTGTCATTGTTCTAGACATGAAAGGTAAAGAGTTAAACTCGTATCTGCTAACTAAGCATGCAGACGAGAATATAAGATGTCCCGTTTCTGTTGTTGCCGATCAGCAGAAAAGACTTTTGTATGTTACATGCACTGGCGGGGCATGGAGTAAAGGTTGTGTCGTCTGCATGGACATGGATGGAAAacttcaaaatgtttacaatgaCCCGGATATTGACACACCGCGTAGTGCTGCTATTGACAGACATGGAAAACTCTACATTTGTGGTCTAGAATCTTCTACAGTGTACCAGTGTAATGAAAAGGGGGAAATGTTCAGAATCTTTCCCGCCAAAACTGAACAAGTAGTAGGACCACTGCACTTGAATTTTATAAAGAACTATCATATAAGATTTTTGCTGACAGAGGTTGCAAGTGACTCTATAAAAGTATTTGAACTTCCGACGGCAAAGTGATATCCCGACTTTGATATACATACGTTATGCGAAATGCAGTATGAATTTTGAAAGGATAATATTATAACAGACATGTAAAAGATTATTAcaggagtccattcaatataaatttgcatttaaaatacataaagacgatcattttgaagcatagaagCGATCCAAGAAAACTATAGGAGACTTAGTTTGATGGAGTATGTTCGTCATAGTTAATGATGCATGCAACTGGCTCTAAATGCAGAACTTTATCATTCAAATTATTAAATTAATCAATTCGGAATTCGCGAAAGCTCCGTTACCACTTACAGATAAACACACATCGGGTCTGCATGTCTATACTTTGCTTAGTTACATAAATATCTTGTTTaggttttacatttatttgtgtaaATGCTGACTAAAGTTTTGTTACTCGTGTATTGGTACGTTTCTAATATAcaattgtattaaattttgttttaatcgaAACTGATTTATAAATGCTAACTAAAGTTTTGTTACTCGTGTATTGGTATATTTCTAATATAcaattgtattaaattttgttttagtcAAAACTGATTTATATTAAGCTAGTCAGACACTAGCCTTCAGGTAGCACCAagtatatgtctttatataaatcaaatGTGCTAAGCAATGTACAAcaacaataattttgttttccaaAAAACAATGTCATGTACATACTAGTTTAATTTGATTTGGACCCCGGGccaacagttttgactattgactgacaagtttttattaaatctcataaattaattttcaaatttttaacctATGGGCCCAGTAACTATGTATTAAATACAGACCGGCCATATAGCACAAACCATAGACCCGTGATTTATGTAAGGAATGGATATAACTGTTGGTCAAGCtcgattttttaaatatataaggTACTAGTATTCTTATTCAAAGTGCATTTATAGTAAATTTGTTCGAACGAAGCAGTGTACGTGTTCTCTGCTGCAAAACGATAGTAAACGTCTTTGAGCTGCATTTTCACCAAAAACTTTGCTTTGCAGTGCTTTCTGGTTGATTTGTACGAAATCGTGTTTGaattatattcaaataaacaaATGTGTGTATTGCATGTGttgtaaatatagaaataatgtCGAAGTTTCCCCAGTTTTGAGAAGATGGAaagttttaatttcctttttattaaagAGGTGATCACAAAGgcataaattaattttgttttaaattacaaagataaaaaataaagaaaaatatattgtcaTTTTGAAACGCACATTGCCGGTACTTTTTAAATGATTACATTATACAAATGAGAATAGTGTATCCTAACTCCTCTGCCACATAAACTTGTATAATTTGATCCTGTTGTggtcaaaatatttcgaaaggGGAATAACTCATCTAAGGACACTGAAAGGATCAATAAAATGCAGAGATACTTTGGGTCAGGATACCCCCTCCTACACCACTACCAACTAGTAGCCAATGTCTTTTAGCATTCCGAAACGAACTGTATATAACGGGATTTTAAACtatcctgtacgaaattttacagctgtagaagacctgtatttttgttcaaaataacagtcattcttattccaaatttacacctgtagattttatataacaatattgatttaatttcaatttacagctgtcaaatgacagtaaaacagttcgaaatatgcaaatgagctacacctgtaaaaaacgttacagctgtaaaaatgcccaaaggttacagctgtagaaatattataggtattgaaaaagagagcattattttaagggacgaaagtagaggtgcaaaaagttttaggatgaattgcaattctctagataaggtagcaattactatgaaaatggcaaaataaatgatctagtacgtaaagtatatgtggtatgattacagtatagctGGCAACAGCAAAActcaagagtaggatacaaagtagaacatatgcagatcttgtttataaaactttctttgtcagtcatgaaaacatatgataatcttgtaattatttcttttaaacttaccggcttccagtatagagtaaatagttaatgtatgtacttatacatgtcattttacaactataatagataattaaacatctgtacttactctagaccgctttaaattccaaaattctacaagatgtgatgtctgtgtgaatttcagttatatcccgccaaaatgcattaaagatggctgacaatactcaagtttccctccaaaaatgttacagctgtaattttgagacataaccattttacagctgtaactttcaacggtttaattttttacagctgtaaatgagaccttcatattttacacctgaacaTTTTAACTGTACgtcaaaatatttcgaaaggGGAATAACTCATCTAAGGACACTGAAAGGATCAATAAAATGCAGAGATACTTGGGGTCAGGATACCCCCTCCTACACCACTACCAACTAGTAGCCAATGTCTTTTAGCATTCCGAAACGAACTGTATATAACGGGATTTTAAACtatcctgtacgaaattttacagctgtagaagacctgtatttttgttcaaaataacagtcattcttattccaaatttacacctgtagattttatataacaattttgatttaatttcaatttacagctgtcaaatgacagtaaaacagttcgaaatatgcaaatgagctacacctgtaaaaaaagttacagctgtaaaaatgcccaaaggttacagctgtagaaatattataggtattgaaaaagagagcattattttaagggacgaaagtagaggtgcaaaaagttttaggatgaattgcaattctctagataaggtagcaattactatgaaaatggcaaaataaatgatctagtacgtaaagtatatgtggtatgattacagtatagctGGCAACAGCAAAActcaagagtaggatacaaagtagaacatatgcagatcttgtttataaaactttctttgtcagtcatgaaaacatatgataatcttgtaattatttcttttaaacttaccggcttccagtatagagtaaatagttaatgtatgtacttatacatgtcattttacaactataatagataattaaacatctgtacttactctagaccgctttaaattccaaaattctacaagatgtgatgtctgtgtgaatttcagttatatcccgccaaaatgcattaaagatggctgacaatactcaagtttccctccaaaaatgttacagctgtaattttgagacataaccattttacagctgtaactttcaacggttaattttttacagctgtaaatgagaccttcatattttacacctgaacaTTTTAACTGTACgtcaaaatatttcgaaaggGGAATAACTCATCTAAGGACACTGAAAGGATCAATAAAATGCAGAGATACTTGGGGTCAGGATACCCCCTCCTACGCCACTACCAACTAGTAGCCAATGTCTTTTAGCATTCCGAAACGAACTGTATATAACGGGATTTTAAACtatcctgtacgaaattttacagctgtagaagacctgtatttttgttcaaaataacagtcatcttattccaaatttacacctgtagattttatataacaatattgatttaatttcaatttacagctgtcaaatgacagtaaaacagttcgaaatatgcaaatgagctacacctgtaaaaaaagttacagctgtaaaaatgcccaaaggttacagctgtagaaatattataggtattgaaaaagagagcattattttaagggacgaaagtagaggtgcaaaaagttttaggatgaattgcaattctctagataaggtagcaattactatgaaaatggcaaaataaatgatctagtacgtaaagtatatgtggtatgattacagtatagctGGCAACAGCAAAActcaagagtaggatacaaagtagaacatatgcagatcttgtttataaaactttctttgtcagtcatgaaaacatatgataatcttgtaattatttcttttaaacttaccggcttccagtatagagtaaatagttaatgtatgtacttatacatgtcattttacaactataatagataattaaacatctgtacttactctagaccgctttaaattccaaaattctacaagatgtgatgtctgtgtgaatttcagttatatcccgccaaaatgcattaaagatggctgacaatactcaagtttccctccaaaaatgttacagctgtaattttgagacataaccattttacagctgtaactttcaacggttatttttttacagctgtaaatgagaccttcatattttacacctgaacattttaactgtatttctgatcagttttccacttgcaggtcttttacagttgtaatttcaaaatacaggtcttttacagacgttttacagctgtaaaacagatCCTTTTTTCGTACAGGATGCATTGTTACAATGTcagcattttgaaaaaaagtaccAAAATTTCTCTTTATATAGCAATCCTGGAAACACTGGGAATCAACACATGGAACATAAACCTTGCACTTGGATACCTGTTCTGTATCACGCATGTCTAGGTACCATAATTGACACATATCGTTTCATAGTAAACAGCCCTCGtgtaatatattacaattatcCGGTTCAACAAAATCGAAAACATGTCAATTTTGGTACGCGGCTCTGCCAGCCTATGGTATATATATTTAAAGCAGATACCCATTCGCAAAGGAGTGTTTCATAGAAGAAAAATTGATTGATTCGGTTACCCGTCGAAACCTGAATGTCAGCTCTCTATCTATGCTCAGTTCGTTTTAAAATGCTAAAAGATATATATTGGCCAAACATTATGTGAAGATGTTCACAACAGTACCCTGTAGAACAATATTTTGTTTGGGACCATCTTAAACGGCGGAGTGGCATAAGATCCCCAAGGACTACATCAGGACTCTAGTGAGATCTATGAGGCAACAGTGCATTGCAGGTAGGAACTCTCGTGGCGGACAGTCTTGTGGTAACATGAAAGACAAACCACTTACTTAActtctttctttttattgtataGATGCCAGTATCGGATTTATTCTAAGGACTCGAGGTACGTTGATTGATAATTGATGAACTTGAAAAATAGgcactttttttatcaaaataggaTGACTAAATTAAGTGTAGTGATAGTCACAACCTCTACAATTTGGGTATGATTTTTGAGCGTATGTGTGATTGAAACTACATTTCTTGCACAAGCATGTCGCCCCAAACCCTAACTTTTCTCAGCACTGACAATGTTCTTCAAGAAAGTGTAAGTTATAGGCATTTAATTTGTTAAAAGGGTCTGGTGTATGCTTCATGCATTGGGAGATTTTCAGTTTCATATAGAATGAAGAATCATTCTTTTCACGTTTTCAATCAATGGACAAATGAAAAGAAAGGAACACGTAAAGAGAACACGTGGAAATCAATGAAGTGTGTTTATGTTTTATACAAGTGGTTCAAGCTCGGAAATTCTCGAACTGTATTTCCTTTTGAATAAATCATAAATCAAGTTTCTCTCCTTCGCAGTGGCCTCCCCTTACTTACTAGGGGAGGTAACCGTGGATGGGTTGATTTTCCCGTCCCGGGCCGTACTTGCACTTGCATACCATTACAGGCCAATTTTTTCAACAGGTTAAGCAAAAAAAGCATGTTaccatatttttttctgaatatctTAATTATTTCATAACGCACGTTAAATCACAGATTATCGTATTAGCGTAGTTCTGCAATACGGGATTCGTAATACGGCATATTGCAAATTCTTGACGGGCATTAGACAAtctgtcaaaacaaacaacaacaacaacaaacaaaatgtgtGATGATTTCGATGATTTAGATGACGAAAGTATGATTTTAGAAAAGTCCTGGAAGAAAACAATTGATGGAATAAATAAGGTACTATCTTTCACTCTCAGCATAGTTGACTCTTACctgataatatgaataatttaAGGCACCGCCTTGCATGGGTCTGGTCGGTCAATAGCTGTACATAGCtgatgttgtctgtatattaacaccgactttaaataaaatttgtatcttgtatggggatttatcttttatatatcaacttacaaagaaatatttaacactcaaaagaaagtgaaacctTGTTccaagtttacatttagtgtcatcatacctcttacagcgaatatcatactttgcaaaatttacgggaagccgtgacggtgacgtaaTTCACCGCATTCTTGCACTGGCTTtaggatattttttgtttgtttgcacttcTCGCAGAAACTTGacagcctttacacttccttgctgttttaaaagtgtttttcagttgcatgtacagttttcattacgaaaaaagaTGTAAAAGAAGCATGTTGGCctggtttacgaatttctgtgactgattcggggtgctcggatgtgcatgaagacaaccagtctgcggcaTGTGCAtcaaccggaaccggaaaacatcggaAAAAAATGCCTCAGTCAGGGCTCGACACTAACGCTGGTCCGCTGGTCCGAGACCAGTGCTTTTCAGGGAGGACCACTAACTTCTCGAACCTGTGTGGTCCGACGGACCACCGAAAATTACaagcaagtcatttttaaaataaattaataaacattgaattgttCGCGGTActgcagtttaaaaatagaatttggttttccccgtgtatttttcttgaaatttggaatgcccGGATGTAACGCTGGTAATAAAACCCGGGAACGGAACACGGTAACTTATCTATCTGCTTGAACTATTCATTTACGAACTATTGAGGTATCAGTACAGTATCCagcgttcggtagacccgaggttccggattttgacccgcgaaaatcgagaaaaactcgtatctgac
The nucleotide sequence above comes from Mercenaria mercenaria strain notata unplaced genomic scaffold, MADL_Memer_1 contig_3704, whole genome shotgun sequence. Encoded proteins:
- the LOC128553323 gene encoding uncharacterized protein LOC128553323, yielding MANFGKSIRSEHDTFSFINMTVAFDPLVEDLKQGLEKFGNINIERTKKDHLLPGFVPKSQTQEKENGKRHRSKHVVKLGEHSASGQEESFFCNVTSTVVLSDGRIILADDSNSKLKMMSSRFDVTFELALDSNPLNLAAVSETEIAVTLPGKREVYFIDVGIDKFAMKRKINTRLDCWGIDILENLVVVTTGRDGHSVIVLDMKGKELNSYLLTKHADENIRCPVSVVADQQKRLLYVTCTGGAWSKGCVVCMDMDGKLQNVYNDPDIDTPRSAAIDRHGKLYICGLESSTVYQCNEKGEMFRIFPAKTEQVVGPLHLNFIKNYHIRFLLTEVASDSIKVFELPTAK